In one window of uncultured Acetobacteroides sp. DNA:
- a CDS encoding RNA polymerase sigma factor: MENDKQLFEQIFQKNRDRVFRLCCLYTGDADQRKDLMQDIFIRVWESLDSYRGDAAMSTWIYRIALNTCLTHVRSLKRGLQTRSIPDGFDILDTEPPTGMEPSVEHLIRCINLLEPSDRTIIGLYLEDLPQREIADILGISEANIRVKIHRIKQRLSDIATEQFPQMRQAAV; this comes from the coding sequence ATGGAAAACGACAAACAGCTCTTCGAGCAGATCTTCCAGAAGAACCGCGACCGGGTCTTCCGCCTCTGCTGCCTCTACACGGGCGATGCCGACCAGCGCAAGGATCTGATGCAGGACATCTTCATCCGCGTGTGGGAGAGCCTCGATTCCTATCGGGGGGATGCTGCCATGAGCACCTGGATATACCGAATTGCGCTGAATACCTGCCTCACCCATGTTCGCAGCCTGAAACGAGGATTGCAAACCCGATCGATTCCCGATGGCTTCGACATCTTGGATACCGAACCTCCAACAGGCATGGAGCCCAGCGTCGAGCACCTGATCCGGTGCATCAACCTCCTGGAGCCTTCGGATAGAACCATCATCGGCCTGTACCTCGAGGATTTGCCCCAGCGCGAGATTGCCGATATTCTGGGTATCTCCGAAGCCAACATTAGGGTGAAGATTCACCGCATTAAGCAGCGCCTAAGCGATATTGCTACAGAACAATTTCCCCAGATGCGGCAAGCTGCGGTATAA
- a CDS encoding IS4 family transposase, producing the protein MNSGTYIFKQLCQFLPEDYFEYLVNKYDGNKYIKSFTCWNHFLVMLWAQLTARESLRDIIGSLNAHRSKFYRLGFGKSVCRTTLSEANEKRNVEIFRLFAERVVKIAQDKRGNIEGLFMEGIPHRVLALDSTTVTLKWEAYSWSKVQNGKGGIKVHTMFDILTSIPVYNVITDHDVRDQSVMDYFQYEPDAFYIFDKAYVKLLSLNKIDEAGAFFVVRRKEKMNFEIIEECSCDVHEKGILRDLKIRLSNRWAKARYQKPLRIIYYYNEEKKATLEFFTNNLDLEAHKIAYLYKCRWQIEMYFKWIKQHLRIKQFYGTSENSVKIQIYVGIIAYCLVALVGVELKSKSSPFELLRILSVSLFEKENLKEFLAKAELSENFQPVSNSNLKLF; encoded by the coding sequence ATGAATAGTGGAACCTATATTTTTAAGCAATTATGCCAGTTCTTGCCTGAGGACTACTTCGAATATTTGGTCAATAAGTACGATGGCAACAAGTACATAAAATCGTTTACCTGCTGGAACCATTTCTTGGTTATGCTGTGGGCTCAGCTGACAGCCCGGGAAAGTTTACGCGACATCATCGGATCGCTTAATGCGCATCGGTCAAAGTTTTATCGTTTAGGCTTTGGCAAAAGCGTTTGCCGCACAACGCTGTCTGAAGCAAATGAGAAGCGAAATGTGGAAATATTTCGGCTATTTGCTGAACGAGTTGTTAAGATAGCTCAAGATAAAAGGGGTAACATCGAAGGGCTGTTCATGGAGGGAATCCCTCATCGTGTGCTTGCGTTGGATTCAACAACAGTTACTTTAAAATGGGAAGCGTATTCGTGGTCCAAGGTGCAAAATGGGAAAGGAGGAATTAAGGTTCACACCATGTTTGACATCCTTACAAGCATTCCGGTTTACAATGTAATCACCGACCATGACGTCAGGGATCAAAGCGTTATGGACTACTTTCAATACGAACCGGATGCATTTTACATTTTCGACAAAGCCTATGTCAAACTGTTATCTCTTAACAAAATCGATGAAGCAGGTGCATTTTTTGTAGTGCGAAGGAAAGAGAAAATGAACTTCGAAATTATAGAGGAATGTAGCTGCGATGTCCATGAAAAAGGCATTTTACGCGACTTAAAAATAAGATTGTCGAATCGTTGGGCGAAAGCTCGGTATCAAAAACCTCTGAGAATAATCTACTACTACAACGAAGAGAAGAAAGCAACTCTAGAATTCTTTACGAATAACCTCGATTTAGAGGCGCATAAAATCGCATACCTATACAAGTGTAGATGGCAAATTGAGATGTACTTCAAATGGATAAAGCAGCATTTAAGGATAAAGCAATTTTACGGAACTTCCGAAAACTCTGTAAAAATCCAAATATATGTAGGCATTATCGCCTACTGCTTGGTAGCTCTAGTCGGTGTCGAATTGAAGTCAAAGTCATCGCCATTTGAATTACTTCGAATCTTGAGCGTTTCGCTTTTTGAAAAGGAGAACCTAAAAGAGTTCCTAGCCAAGGCTGAATTATCGGAGAACTTTCAACCTGTAAGCAATTCAAACCTTAAATTATTTTAG
- a CDS encoding MATE family efflux transporter, whose product MNFQQKIRQQYAKPGGIQELLYLALPMIISTSCDGIMTFTDRLFLARVDSAQMNASLGGGVTLQVLMFFFVGLIGYSTALVAQYFGANERRNSAKSSFQAMLVALAAWPVILAFTPFAGGFYKMMGIPAVQVGYQVEYLNILAWGSIFGLLRYALGCYFTGIGKTKIVMQATLLAMVVNVVLDYILIFGKLGFPAMEIRGAAIATITGSFCAVCVLFVAYFRKENRQEFHISQSFRFDWKIMKKLLYYGYPAGVEMFLNFMAFSAMISLFHAKGEVVATASTIMFNWDLVSFIPLLGIEIAVTSLVGRYMGACRPQVAHRAALSAVKIGLIYSSIVLFLFVFIPETLTRVFAPSVPSQVFEQAVPIATLMVRIAALYVLVEAMVTALVGALRGAGDTHFTMIASVTSHWLFVPILYLSLNVFNFSIGLSWFLLVLFFFMFSFVLYLRFRSGRWKKIRVINDDIKEMAISESN is encoded by the coding sequence ATGAACTTTCAACAAAAAATTAGACAACAGTACGCAAAACCGGGAGGCATACAGGAGTTACTTTACCTAGCACTCCCAATGATTATATCAACTTCGTGTGATGGAATTATGACCTTCACCGATAGGCTTTTCCTTGCTAGGGTCGATTCGGCGCAGATGAACGCCTCGCTGGGAGGTGGAGTAACGCTGCAGGTGCTCATGTTCTTCTTCGTTGGGCTGATTGGCTATTCGACAGCGCTTGTTGCCCAGTACTTCGGGGCAAACGAGCGGCGTAACTCTGCAAAGTCATCGTTTCAGGCAATGCTTGTGGCGTTGGCGGCGTGGCCGGTAATACTTGCCTTTACCCCCTTTGCCGGAGGCTTCTACAAAATGATGGGAATTCCTGCCGTTCAGGTAGGATACCAGGTGGAGTACTTAAACATTCTTGCTTGGGGTTCAATTTTTGGACTGCTCCGCTATGCGCTCGGATGCTACTTTACCGGGATTGGGAAAACAAAGATTGTCATGCAGGCTACCCTGTTGGCAATGGTGGTAAATGTGGTCTTGGATTACATCCTGATATTCGGAAAACTCGGTTTCCCGGCAATGGAGATACGCGGTGCTGCTATTGCAACCATAACCGGATCGTTCTGTGCGGTGTGCGTACTTTTTGTCGCTTACTTTAGGAAGGAAAACCGTCAGGAGTTTCACATCTCCCAGTCGTTCCGTTTCGACTGGAAGATTATGAAGAAGCTGCTCTACTACGGCTACCCCGCTGGGGTGGAGATGTTCCTAAACTTTATGGCATTCTCGGCAATGATATCGCTCTTCCATGCTAAGGGCGAGGTAGTGGCAACAGCTTCGACAATCATGTTCAACTGGGATTTGGTTTCGTTTATTCCGCTACTAGGAATAGAGATTGCCGTAACCAGCTTGGTGGGAAGGTATATGGGCGCTTGCCGACCTCAGGTGGCTCATAGGGCTGCTCTGTCGGCGGTAAAGATTGGCCTCATCTACTCGTCGATAGTTCTGTTCCTTTTCGTTTTTATACCCGAGACGCTTACGCGGGTGTTTGCCCCAAGCGTTCCTTCGCAGGTATTCGAGCAGGCAGTGCCAATTGCTACTCTGATGGTACGAATCGCAGCCCTCTACGTTTTGGTGGAGGCAATGGTAACAGCACTCGTTGGCGCATTAAGGGGTGCCGGCGATACGCATTTTACCATGATTGCTTCCGTAACATCTCACTGGCTATTTGTTCCGATCCTCTACCTATCGCTCAATGTGTTTAACTTCTCGATAGGGCTTAGCTGGTTTCTGCTGGTTCTCTTCTTCTTCATGTTTAGCTTCGTTCTCTACCTCCGATTCCGTAGCGGAAGGTGGAAGAAGATAAGGGTTATCAACGATGATATTAAGGAGATGGCGATATCGGAATCTAATTAA
- a CDS encoding DUF6261 family protein: protein MIKPYFYQDMRINEKGVFGKDVLAAAKPYGEKDPELKPLVDDVSTKSQILSKALDRLSVADITKLMNEDDDQRDSGIANLETYALSCSKRKDPVWANAGQVIVNALKTVGWDMNYRSNKEETNLIDTFLLMVDSQENLKKALTTINAQEWIDEIRQGHARYVQHDAQRKDAEKPGSSITSKDAAREQGAAIDKLFRYVNFQIEFKASATYATLADDINKIIAEYRAALKLRATLAENEKKKDDKPTDKPGDKKA from the coding sequence ATGATTAAACCCTATTTCTATCAGGACATGCGCATTAACGAGAAAGGCGTGTTTGGCAAGGATGTGTTAGCTGCAGCTAAACCATACGGCGAAAAGGATCCAGAGCTAAAACCCCTCGTCGACGATGTATCCACTAAAAGCCAAATCCTCAGTAAAGCGCTGGATAGGCTAAGCGTGGCCGATATCACCAAGCTGATGAACGAGGACGACGACCAGCGCGATAGCGGCATCGCCAACCTGGAGACCTACGCGCTGAGCTGCTCCAAGCGGAAAGATCCTGTTTGGGCCAACGCCGGGCAGGTTATTGTAAATGCCCTTAAAACCGTAGGTTGGGATATGAACTACCGCAGCAATAAGGAGGAGACAAACCTTATCGATACCTTCCTGTTGATGGTCGACTCGCAGGAAAACCTAAAGAAGGCCCTGACCACCATTAACGCCCAGGAGTGGATCGACGAGATCCGCCAGGGGCATGCCCGCTACGTGCAGCACGATGCCCAGCGCAAGGATGCCGAAAAGCCCGGCAGCAGCATCACCTCCAAGGATGCCGCCCGCGAGCAGGGCGCTGCCATCGACAAGCTCTTCCGCTACGTTAACTTCCAGATCGAGTTCAAGGCGAGCGCCACCTACGCCACCCTTGCCGACGATATCAACAAGATTATTGCCGAGTATCGGGCCGCCCTCAAGCTGCGCGCCACCCTCGCCGAAAACGAGAAGAAGAAGGACGATAAGCCAACCGATAAGCCGGGCGATAAAAAGGCGTAA
- a CDS encoding DUF2971 domain-containing protein, protein MSLDEEFETIFAKHKEEKDITSFYKETRIIEEQLKKDPNLLSLENQLDLYLNNGHYFYGIDDPKTAIEYYQRAWKYAEALTDGSRYFTCSNEIKAQIKLGLGHAYLALEDKNQASENYKENVFWSTKRIVTGHTSVYSYREVNLFMLQDIINKEITVVSPKLVNDPFDCPIYSNLKSFETNDTIRDIANEMRKVYRYIKIRSFVSNKKINKTNMPNSNKSDTTAPEKENRIFLMWSHYAKDHTGICIKYKIDAQFLEKDEKQKIASIMYDVEYNKPSLNPSDVISTFEQAFATKNQCWEYENEVRLIHYDPNCNADFKSLPLGEHASIEAVYFGLRCSPRDIKTIREILKEEVAYYQMKEDDEDIFKLVEVPLNDRAKAMLKATEA, encoded by the coding sequence ATGAGTTTGGATGAGGAGTTCGAGACAATCTTTGCAAAGCATAAAGAAGAAAAAGACATAACAAGTTTTTATAAAGAAACGAGAATAATTGAAGAGCAGTTAAAGAAAGATCCCAATTTACTCAGTCTTGAAAATCAGTTAGACTTATATCTTAATAATGGACATTACTTCTATGGCATTGATGATCCTAAGACTGCAATAGAATATTATCAAAGGGCTTGGAAGTATGCAGAAGCTTTGACTGATGGCAGTCGATACTTTACGTGTTCTAATGAAATCAAAGCACAAATAAAGCTAGGATTAGGTCATGCTTATCTTGCCCTTGAAGATAAGAACCAAGCATCAGAAAACTATAAAGAAAACGTATTCTGGTCTACAAAAAGGATTGTAACAGGACATACATCAGTATATAGCTATAGAGAGGTTAACCTATTTATGTTACAGGACATCATAAATAAAGAGATTACGGTTGTAAGCCCAAAACTTGTTAATGACCCCTTTGATTGTCCTATATATTCTAACTTAAAAAGCTTTGAAACCAACGATACAATACGAGATATCGCAAATGAAATGAGGAAAGTATACAGATATATTAAAATAAGGAGTTTTGTTAGCAATAAGAAGATTAATAAAACAAACATGCCTAACTCCAATAAATCTGACACCACTGCTCCCGAAAAAGAAAACCGTATATTCTTAATGTGGTCGCACTATGCGAAAGATCATACAGGAATTTGTATTAAGTATAAGATTGACGCCCAGTTTCTGGAGAAAGATGAAAAGCAGAAAATCGCATCAATAATGTATGATGTAGAATATAATAAGCCGAGCCTAAATCCTTCTGATGTAATCAGTACTTTCGAACAAGCTTTCGCAACTAAGAATCAATGCTGGGAATATGAAAATGAGGTTCGTCTTATTCATTATGACCCTAACTGTAATGCTGATTTCAAGAGTTTGCCTCTTGGAGAACATGCCTCAATAGAAGCCGTTTATTTTGGACTTAGGTGCTCCCCAAGAGACATCAAAACGATCAGAGAAATACTTAAAGAGGAAGTCGCCTACTACCAAATGAAGGAGGACGACGAGGATATCTTTAAGCTGGTGGAGGTGCCGCTAAACGATAGGGCAAAGGCAATGCTGAAGGCTACTGAAGCCTAG
- a CDS encoding class I SAM-dependent methyltransferase, whose amino-acid sequence MQERYVNRTAYFNEQCEVTEKFILPYIERVMPVGQGMAVAEVGCGEGGNLKPFLDRGCQTVGIDLAPNKIDNAWQLFADHPLKGNLTLLTRNIYHVRPEQLGQFDLIILRDTLEHIPNQGELLRHLRRFLKPGGMIFVSFPSWLSPFAGHQQICSSPVLRRLPYFHLLPAKLYAGVLRLFGEGTPKVRGLLEIRDTRMYYQRFLRFAQRHEYRIAQIDFFLLNPSYEVKFNLKACRLCKLLSIPYLRDCISTTSYCLLSAS is encoded by the coding sequence ATGCAAGAGAGATACGTAAACAGAACGGCCTACTTCAACGAGCAGTGTGAGGTTACGGAGAAGTTCATCCTGCCCTACATCGAGCGCGTAATGCCCGTCGGTCAGGGGATGGCGGTGGCCGAGGTGGGCTGCGGCGAGGGCGGCAACCTGAAGCCCTTCCTGGACCGGGGCTGCCAAACGGTGGGCATCGACCTAGCCCCCAACAAAATCGACAACGCCTGGCAGCTCTTTGCCGATCACCCGCTAAAGGGAAACCTGACGCTGCTCACCCGGAACATCTACCACGTGCGGCCCGAGCAGCTGGGGCAGTTCGACCTCATCATCCTGCGCGATACGCTGGAGCACATCCCCAACCAGGGCGAGCTGCTGCGGCACCTGCGCCGCTTCCTGAAGCCCGGCGGCATGATCTTCGTGAGCTTCCCCTCGTGGCTGTCGCCCTTTGCCGGGCACCAGCAGATTTGCAGCAGCCCCGTCCTGCGGCGGCTGCCCTACTTCCACCTGCTGCCCGCCAAGCTGTACGCCGGGGTGCTGCGCCTCTTCGGCGAGGGCACGCCCAAGGTTCGGGGGCTGCTGGAGATCCGCGACACGCGCATGTACTACCAGCGCTTCCTGCGGTTTGCCCAGCGGCACGAGTACCGGATTGCCCAAATCGACTTCTTCCTGCTGAACCCCAGCTACGAGGTGAAGTTCAACCTCAAGGCCTGCCGGCTGTGCAAGCTGCTCAGCATCCCCTACCTGCGCGACTGCATCTCCACCACCAGCTACTGCCTGCTCAGCGCCAGCTAG